A single Fusarium oxysporum Fo47 chromosome IV, complete sequence DNA region contains:
- a CDS encoding uncharacterized protein (expressed protein) produces the protein MNDAKKRVVVLFQYGWFLTAPLGVGDAGELRKSGEPHADTKHKKNCVPERATYMLGRGQNVTAHVSSASALICYDV, from the coding sequence ATGAACGATGCTAAGAAACGAGTTGTCGTGCTTTTTCAGTACGGTTGGTTTCTGACGGCCCCACTCGGTGTTGGTGATGCGGGGGAGCTCCGAAAGTCCGGAGAGCCTCATGCTGACACAAAGCACAAGAAAAACTGTGTGCCAGAGAGAGCAACTTATATGCTTGGAAGAGGACAGAATGTGACTGCTCACGTGAGTAGTGCGTCTGCTCTAATTTGCTATGATGTGTGA
- a CDS encoding major facilitator superfamily domain-containing protein codes for MASIMSAPDYSMAATSRSHLSVRLPKETLYSSLRESSRYFNFDSETAKLARDADEWLTTHPNGSGSKESKDVNGISRPSSIAPSNFSVRSLPADYSMPEYHGRDFPHPVMGSVRHNEIRPRSAAPTESTEKLRSSPPVDGVEPTGPDQEYPTGVKLALITLALCLAVFVMALGKCTIPISDLAHTSDNSIIATAIPRITDAFESLNDVGWYGSAYMLTTAALQLFFGKLYTYGSIKWTFLSAIAIFEVGSLICGVAPDSVTLIVGRAIAGVGGAGIFAGALTILAFSVPLHKRPIYTGLVSGMWGISSVAGPLLGGLFTDKVSWRWCFYINLPIGAITVVVILFFFPEPERDIEPATWRVRFWQLDPIGTGIFMPAIVCLLLALQWGGVDYDWDDSVITSLFMLAAFLLILFVYVQYKMDENATVPPRIFKKRTVWAGAFFSFNTGACFLTAMYFLPIWFQAVQGQSPIMSGVRNLPMLLGIVLCAMAAGAAVTAWGYYTPFMIAGSILMAIGFGIITTFEVETSTAKWIGYQLIAGIGVGVGLQQSLIAVQVVCEMVDVPTATALIVFAQTLGGALCVTAGNTVFTNTLINKINEHVPGLDPYFVIATGATNIRSVIREEWLDGVILAYNDALTTSFYVGAGTASATIIGAMLVEWRSVKGHDIEMGAA; via the coding sequence ATGGCTTCTATTATGTCCGCCCCAGACTACTCAATGGCTGCGACGAGTCGTTCGCACCTGAGCGTACGTCTACCAAAAGAAACTCTTTACTCATCTTTGAGGGAATCTTCTCGCTACTTTAACTTCGATTCAGAAACGGCCAAGCTTGCTCGGGATGCTGATGAGTGGCTCACAACCCATCCCAACGGTTCAGGATCTAAAGAGTCCAAGGATGTTAACGGTATAAGTCGACCTTCGTCAATTGCCCCAAGCAACTTTAGTGTTCGGTCTTTACCAGCAGACTACAGTATGCCGGAGTATCATGGTAGAGACTTTCCTCATCCTGTGATGGGCTCAGTGCGTCACAACGAGATTAGACCTCGATCTGCTGCTCCAACAGAGAGTACTGAGAAGCTTCGATCATCACCTCCCGTGGACGGCGTTGAGCCCACAGGACCTGATCAAGAGTATCCCACTGGAGTGAAGCTCGCCTTGATCACTCTCGCTCTCTGTCTTGCCGTCTTCGTCATGGCCCTAGGTAAGTGTACCATCCCCATTAGTGACCTCGCTCACACGTCAGACAACTCCATCATTGCAACCGCAATTCCAAGAATCACCGATGCTTTCGAAAGTCTCAATGATGTGGGGTGGTACGGCTCAGCATACATGCTTACAACGGCCGCACTGCAGCTGTTCTTTGGTAAGCTGTATACCTACGGCAGCATCAAGTGGACCTTTCTGTCAGCCATTGCTATCTTTGAGGTTGGTAGCCTCATCTGCGGTGTCGCCCCCGACAGTGTCACCCTCATCGTGGGACGAGCTATCGCCGGCGTCGGTGGCGCTGGCATATTTGCTGGTGCACTCACCATCCTTGCCTTTTCAGTACCTCTTCATAAGAGACCTATCTATACGGGTCTTGTCAGTGGTATGTGGGGCATTTCTTCCGTTGCTGGGCCTCTGCTTGGTGGTCTCTTTACCGACAAGGTTTCATGGCGTTGGTGTTTCTACATCAACCTTCCCATCGGTGCCATTACTGTTGTTgtcattctcttcttctttcccgAACCCGAGCGTGATATCGAGCCTGCGACATGGCGAGTGCGCTTCTGGCAGCTTGATCCTATCGGAACTGGCATCTTTATGCCCGCCATCGTGTGTCTCTTGCTGGCTCTGCAATGGGGTGGCGTCGACTACGACTGGGATGACTCGGTCATCACATCCCTCTTCATGCTCGCTgcctttcttctcatcttgtttgtCTATGTGCAGTACAAGATGGACGAAAACGCCACTGTGCCTCCTCGTATCTTCAAAAAGCGCACCGTCTGGGCTGGCGCCTTTTTCTCATTCAATACGGGCGCGTGTTTCCTCACAGCCATGTACTTCCTGCCAATTTGGTTCCAGGCTGTACAAGGACAAAGCCCTATCATGTCGGGCGTGAGAAACCTCCCGATGCTTCTCGGCATCGTTCTCTGTGCCATGGCCGCTGGTGCTGCCGTCACTGCCTGGGGCTACTACACACCCTTCATGATCGCCGGCTCAATCCTCATGGCCATCGGCTtcggcatcatcaccacATTTGAAGTCGaaacatcaacagccaaaTGGATAGGCTACCAGCTCATCGCCGGCATTGGCGTAGGCGTCGGTCTTCAGCAATCCCTTATCGCCGTCCAAGTCGTCTGCGAAATGGTCGACGTCCCTACAGCCACAGCCCTCATCGTCTTTGCTCAAACTCTTGGCGGTGCGCTCTGCGTTACAGCTGGTAACACTGTCTTCACCAACAcgctcatcaacaagatcaatgAGCATGTGCCCGGTCTTGACCCATACTTTGTCATCGCGACTGGTGCGACGAATATTCGCAGCGTGATCAGAGAGGAGTGGCTTGATGGAGTGATTCTCGCGTACAACGACGCGTTGACGACAAGTTTCTATGTTGGTGCTGGAACCGCGTCGGCGACGATCATTGGTGCGATGTTGGTGGAGTGGAGGAGCGTCAAGGGTCATGACATTGAAATGGGGGCGGCTTAG